Proteins from a single region of Rubeoparvulum massiliense:
- a CDS encoding DUF523 domain-containing protein produces the protein MILVSACLAGEECRYDGKHNLVEKVRALVEENQARIVCPEEWGGLSTPREPAEIIGGTGEDVLNGRAKVLTRTGQDVTKEYIQGAEKVLALAKEIDAEYVVLKERSPSCGSSMIYDGSFSHQRIPGEGVTTALLRKEGFKVISEEELADLLF, from the coding sequence ATGATCTTAGTTAGTGCTTGTTTGGCAGGAGAAGAATGTCGTTATGATGGAAAACATAATTTAGTGGAGAAGGTCCGCGCATTGGTCGAGGAGAATCAAGCTAGGATAGTCTGCCCCGAAGAATGGGGAGGTCTCTCCACACCACGGGAACCAGCAGAAATTATCGGTGGGACCGGGGAAGATGTGCTAAATGGGCGAGCGAAGGTGCTGACGCGTACTGGTCAGGATGTAACCAAGGAATATATACAAGGAGCAGAGAAGGTATTAGCATTAGCGAAAGAAATTGATGCCGAGTACGTGGTATTAAAAGAGCGGAGTCCGTCCTGTGGTAGTTCAATGATCTATGATGGATCCTTTTCTCATCAGCGGATCCCTGGAGAGGGTGTAACCACAGCACTCCTTCGCAAGGAAGGCTTTAAGGTGATTTCTGAGGAGGAGCTAGCTGATCTCCTTTTTTAA
- the cas1c gene encoding type I-C CRISPR-associated endonuclease Cas1c, with the protein MKKLLNTLFITQPDVYLSLDGDNIVLLKDQEKLGRLPLHNLESIVCFGYTGASPALMGYCADRNISLVFLTMNGRFLARVIGKSKGNVVLRKKQYLISEDETMSARIARNFIIGKIYNHKWMIERMTRDYPLRVDVTQFKEVSHHLSSIIHEVRKCEDLESLRGWEGQAALSYNKLFNQMILQQKEDFYFDNRSRRPPLDNANAMLSFAYTLLANDMTSALEGVGLDAYVGFLHRDRPGRVSLALDVMEELRGVFADRFVLSLINKRVVNREDFLKKESGAVIMTDEARKKFLTAWQNKKQEKITHPYLGEKVSWGLVPHAQALLLARYLRNDLDEYPPLMWK; encoded by the coding sequence ATGAAAAAATTATTGAACACCTTATTTATAACACAACCAGACGTATATTTATCCTTAGACGGAGATAATATTGTTCTTCTTAAGGATCAAGAGAAATTGGGGAGACTACCTCTTCATAATTTAGAATCTATCGTATGTTTTGGATACACTGGTGCAAGTCCAGCCTTGATGGGGTATTGTGCTGATAGAAATATCTCATTAGTATTTTTAACAATGAATGGGAGATTCCTTGCGAGAGTGATTGGGAAAAGTAAGGGAAATGTTGTCCTAAGAAAGAAACAATATCTCATATCAGAAGATGAGACGATGTCAGCAAGAATTGCTCGTAACTTTATTATAGGAAAGATTTACAATCATAAATGGATGATTGAAAGAATGACAAGAGACTATCCATTACGAGTAGATGTCACTCAATTCAAAGAAGTCTCCCACCATTTATCATCGATTATTCATGAGGTTAGAAAATGTGAGGACTTAGAAAGTTTAAGAGGATGGGAAGGTCAAGCGGCATTAAGCTACAATAAACTGTTTAATCAAATGATACTCCAACAGAAAGAAGATTTTTATTTTGACAATCGTTCACGAAGACCTCCACTAGATAATGCAAATGCAATGCTCTCATTTGCATACACATTACTAGCAAATGATATGACATCTGCATTAGAAGGCGTCGGACTTGATGCATATGTTGGATTTTTGCATCGGGATAGACCGGGAAGAGTATCGTTAGCTCTAGATGTGATGGAGGAATTGCGAGGCGTTTTTGCAGATAGGTTTGTCTTATCATTAATTAATAAAAGAGTGGTTAATCGAGAAGATTTTTTAAAGAAAGAAAGTGGAGCAGTCATCATGACAGATGAAGCCCGAAAGAAGTTTTTAACGGCGTGGCAAAACAAAAAGCAAGAAAAGATAACACATCCATATCTAGGTGAAAAAGTTTCTTGGGGATTAGTACCACATGCACAAGCATTATTACTAGCTCGTTATTTACGTAATGATCTTGATGAGTATCCACCATTAATGTGGAAGTAG
- the cas4 gene encoding CRISPR-associated protein Cas4 produces the protein MADNDEDNYLMLSGIQHFQFCRRQWALIHIEQQWEENVRTIEGQYLHRKADEPFIREKRGNKLIVRAMPVKSNELKITGVCDVVEFITDSEGIEIDGVEGTYVAYPIEYKRGKPKTHDADVLQLTAQAMCLEEMLLCNIEMGYMFYDEIRRRVAVPITRENKNKVKLMFAEMHTYYKRKYTPKVKTGSFCKNCSLQHICLPQLMNKRSVKSYIEGKINE, from the coding sequence ATGGCCGATAATGATGAAGATAATTACCTCATGTTATCTGGCATTCAGCATTTTCAATTTTGTCGCCGACAATGGGCTCTAATTCACATTGAGCAGCAGTGGGAAGAAAATGTTAGAACCATTGAAGGACAATATCTTCATCGAAAAGCTGATGAGCCATTTATCAGGGAGAAACGTGGAAATAAACTGATTGTACGAGCAATGCCTGTAAAGTCCAATGAGCTTAAGATAACAGGGGTTTGTGATGTAGTTGAGTTCATTACAGACTCAGAAGGTATTGAAATCGATGGTGTTGAAGGAACATATGTTGCTTATCCAATCGAATATAAACGTGGTAAACCAAAGACGCATGATGCGGATGTTTTGCAATTGACTGCACAAGCGATGTGTCTAGAAGAAATGTTATTATGCAATATCGAAATGGGCTACATGTTTTATGATGAAATACGACGACGAGTTGCAGTACCTATCACAAGAGAGAATAAAAATAAAGTAAAATTGATGTTTGCAGAAATGCATACTTATTATAAGCGTAAGTATACACCTAAGGTCAAGACAGGTTCTTTCTGTAAGAACTGCTCCCTGCAACATATCTGTCTACCCCAATTAATGAATAAACGTTCTGTAAAAAGTTATATCGAAGGGAAGATCAATGAATGA
- the cas8c gene encoding type I-C CRISPR-associated protein Cas8c/Csd1 produces MSWLLHLYETYESNLDRVGVIEKKYNGQEFTLLPISHTTQNAHIEVEVTEDGEFHSATVIDKSDASTLIPCTEDSANRAGSKIAPYPLHDKLSYVAGDFVSYGGKIKKEEPYAYYIKQLEEWAKSPYGNNKVKSIYKYLRKKQLIQDLVDARILFSDEQDHLIETWDKKYESLYGEKPLIFSVVSGAQESAFIRFNVYSPDKILTKVWKDSEMYESFIRYYQNLLSDDELCYVTGKRLPSTDKHANKIRNAADKAKLISANDTSGFTFRGRFSTGNEVASISYDVSQKAHNALKWLINRQGKIIDQRVFLVWGNDDLSIPDPTEDTFSLDLTPMVKRERISYTNQEFANEVSKALDGYKNDLSTKSSVNILILDSATTGRLAVLYYRNMNKELYLDRLKKWHSTCVWLHRYRKDDQGEYVQFYGAPATKDIGIAAYGPKASDKVIKGLMERLLPCIVDEKRIPIDIVRSAFHRASNPVSMEKWEWEKTLSITCALINKQEGYDVALDTENNDRDYLFGRLLAIADVLERRALGSEETRATNAIRYMNSFSRHPAGTWKTIQESLQPYQARLGTKGIYLSNLIDDVASRIQFDDFNNKPLSGKYLLGFYSQRHELYQKKEKNDATVKASN; encoded by the coding sequence ATGAGTTGGCTCCTACATTTATATGAAACGTATGAATCTAATTTGGATCGAGTCGGTGTAATTGAAAAAAAGTATAATGGTCAAGAATTTACACTCTTGCCCATATCTCATACTACTCAAAATGCTCATATTGAAGTTGAAGTAACAGAAGATGGTGAATTCCATTCAGCGACTGTCATTGATAAAAGTGATGCAAGTACGTTAATTCCATGCACAGAAGATTCAGCTAACCGTGCTGGATCTAAGATAGCTCCATATCCTCTTCATGATAAATTAAGTTATGTGGCTGGGGATTTTGTTTCATATGGTGGAAAAATAAAAAAGGAAGAACCCTATGCCTACTATATCAAACAATTAGAGGAATGGGCAAAATCACCATATGGTAACAATAAAGTAAAGAGTATTTATAAATATTTACGCAAAAAGCAACTAATACAAGATTTAGTTGATGCGAGGATATTATTTTCAGATGAGCAAGATCATTTAATTGAAACGTGGGATAAGAAGTATGAGTCTCTATATGGGGAAAAGCCACTGATTTTTTCGGTAGTTAGCGGCGCTCAAGAAAGTGCTTTTATTCGGTTTAATGTTTATTCACCAGATAAAATCTTGACGAAGGTATGGAAAGACTCTGAGATGTATGAATCCTTCATTCGATATTATCAGAATCTACTGAGCGACGATGAGCTTTGTTATGTAACAGGAAAGAGGTTACCAAGTACAGACAAACATGCAAACAAAATTAGAAATGCTGCAGATAAAGCGAAGTTGATTTCTGCTAATGATACAAGTGGGTTTACTTTCCGGGGACGCTTTAGTACAGGAAATGAGGTTGCGAGTATTAGTTATGATGTTTCCCAGAAAGCACATAATGCTTTAAAGTGGCTCATTAATCGTCAAGGGAAAATTATTGATCAGCGAGTCTTCCTTGTATGGGGTAACGATGATCTTAGTATTCCAGATCCTACTGAAGATACATTTTCATTAGATCTAACGCCAATGGTAAAGCGAGAAAGAATATCCTACACCAATCAGGAATTCGCAAATGAGGTTTCAAAGGCGTTGGATGGCTATAAAAATGATTTATCAACAAAATCCAGCGTTAATATTCTAATCCTTGATTCGGCTACGACTGGACGATTAGCAGTCCTTTATTATCGAAATATGAATAAGGAATTATACTTGGATCGGTTAAAAAAGTGGCACTCCACATGTGTATGGCTACATCGTTATCGAAAAGATGATCAAGGTGAATATGTTCAATTCTATGGTGCACCAGCGACAAAAGATATTGGTATTGCTGCATATGGCCCGAAAGCAAGTGATAAGGTAATTAAAGGCCTCATGGAACGATTGCTTCCTTGTATTGTCGATGAAAAAAGAATTCCTATCGATATTGTAAGAAGTGCCTTTCATCGGGCTTCAAATCCTGTATCGATGGAAAAATGGGAGTGGGAAAAGACACTAAGCATTACATGTGCATTGATCAATAAACAGGAGGGATACGATGTGGCATTAGATACAGAGAATAATGACCGTGATTATTTATTCGGTCGTTTATTAGCGATTGCAGATGTATTAGAGAGACGAGCGTTAGGTTCAGAGGAAACGCGAGCTACCAATGCGATTCGTTATATGAACTCTTTTTCTAGACATCCAGCAGGAACGTGGAAAACAATTCAAGAAAGCTTGCAACCTTATCAAGCTCGACTAGGTACAAAAGGCATATACCTATCTAATCTAATTGATGATGTGGCTTCTAGAATTCAGTTTGATGATTTTAATAATAAACCCCTATCAGGCAAATACTTACTTGGTTTTTATAGTCAACGTCATGAATTATATCAAAAAAAAGAAAAAAATGATGCGACAGTCAAAGCATCTAATTAA
- a CDS encoding DMT family transporter — MNRKDKKQAYLAALMNALIIGFSFLFVKLALTVSNPLDTLAHRFTASFIAATIPVLFGWIKIKISMKDLRRILPLALLYPALFFALQAYGLLYTTSSEAGIIQAMAPIFTMILATYFLQEKSTYWQKLSVLLSVGGVILIIIMKGASFQSVSLLGPILILLSALAISGYNVLARPLTKQFHVMELTYVMITIGFLVFNGISIVQHVMNGSIQLYFQPLTSPIFLISILYLGILSSLVTALLATYALSKIEATKMSVFGNLATLLSMVAGVIFLDETLSYYHLIGAVMIILGVLGTNLLDQKAYKKVVKL; from the coding sequence TTGAATAGAAAAGATAAGAAACAAGCCTATCTTGCTGCCCTCATGAATGCCTTGATTATCGGATTCTCGTTTCTCTTTGTCAAATTAGCCCTAACCGTCTCTAATCCGCTAGATACATTAGCTCATCGCTTCACAGCTTCCTTCATCGCTGCTACTATTCCTGTCCTCTTCGGTTGGATCAAAATCAAGATATCCATGAAAGATCTGCGGAGGATCTTGCCCTTGGCCTTGCTCTATCCTGCGCTCTTCTTTGCTTTGCAGGCTTATGGTCTGCTCTATACCACATCTTCAGAGGCAGGGATTATTCAAGCCATGGCACCTATCTTTACCATGATCCTCGCCACTTATTTCTTACAGGAGAAATCCACCTATTGGCAAAAATTATCCGTCCTTTTATCTGTGGGTGGGGTTATCTTGATCATCATTATGAAGGGGGCCTCATTTCAATCTGTAAGCTTACTAGGACCCATCTTGATTCTCTTATCTGCCCTCGCCATCTCAGGCTATAATGTGCTTGCTCGTCCGTTAACCAAACAGTTCCACGTCATGGAACTCACCTATGTAATGATTACCATCGGCTTTCTGGTCTTTAATGGCATCTCCATCGTACAGCATGTGATGAATGGCAGTATACAGCTCTATTTTCAGCCATTAACGAGTCCAATCTTTTTGATCTCCATCCTCTATCTCGGGATCCTCTCATCCCTTGTTACCGCATTGTTAGCAACCTATGCCCTTTCGAAAATTGAGGCTACGAAGATGAGTGTCTTTGGGAACTTAGCCACCTTGCTCTCCATGGTGGCTGGGGTGATCTTCTTAGATGAAACCCTAAGTTATTATCATCTCATCGGCGCAGTCATGATTATTCTCGGTGTACTTGGTACCAATCTCTTAGATCAAAAAGCGTATAAGAAAGTAGTAAAGCTCTAG
- the cas2 gene encoding CRISPR-associated endonuclease Cas2 encodes MLVLITYDVSTVSGAGQKRLRRVAKVCQNYGQRVQNSVFECIVDATQFATLKIELANIIDEEQDSLRFYQLGNNYKTKVEHLGVKESIDLEGPLIL; translated from the coding sequence GTGCTGGTATTAATTACGTATGATGTAAGTACTGTAAGTGGTGCAGGGCAGAAAAGATTACGTAGGGTAGCAAAAGTATGTCAAAACTACGGACAACGTGTTCAAAACTCTGTATTTGAATGTATAGTAGATGCAACTCAATTTGCGACACTAAAAATTGAACTGGCAAATATTATTGATGAAGAGCAGGATAGCCTTAGGTTTTATCAGTTGGGTAATAATTATAAGACTAAAGTAGAACATCTTGGTGTGAAAGAATCGATCGATTTAGAAGGTCCCTTAATTCTTTAG
- a CDS encoding tautomerase family protein, whose product MPYINIKITKEQGKVVTTEQKQALIKGATELLQNVLGKNPKTTVVVIDEVETDNWGIGGETITERRKRGE is encoded by the coding sequence ATGCCGTATATTAATATTAAAATCACAAAAGAGCAAGGCAAAGTAGTGACAACAGAACAGAAACAAGCCTTAATCAAAGGAGCCACGGAGCTTCTGCAAAACGTCTTAGGAAAGAACCCCAAAACCACCGTTGTGGTCATCGATGAAGTGGAAACGGATAACTGGGGAATCGGCGGTGAGACCATTACCGAACGGCGGAAACGGGGAGAATAG
- the cas7c gene encoding type I-C CRISPR-associated protein Cas7/Csd2: MSILDHKIDFAVVLSVTKANPNGDPLNGNRPRQNYDGHGEISDVAIKRKTRNRLQDMGESVFVQANDRKVDEFNSLRERAEANQALDKILKSKDSSNDDFAMVACKEWIDVRSFGQVFAFKGTGKGTGVSVGVRGPVSIHTATSVDPIDITSMQITKSVNSEPGKEKGSDTMGMKHRVDFGVYVFYGSINTQLAEKTGFTNKDAEKIKQALVTLFENDTSAARPDGSMEVHKVCWWEHNSKLGQYSSAKVHRLLEINKKVEDPKTINDYAFTVNELEGLKVEVIDGR, from the coding sequence ATGTCTATTCTAGATCACAAAATTGATTTTGCGGTTGTACTATCAGTAACTAAAGCAAATCCAAACGGAGATCCTTTAAATGGTAATCGGCCAAGACAGAATTATGATGGACATGGTGAAATTTCAGATGTAGCAATAAAGAGAAAGACTAGGAATCGTTTACAAGATATGGGTGAATCTGTTTTTGTACAAGCAAATGATAGAAAAGTTGATGAGTTTAATAGTTTAAGAGAACGCGCTGAAGCAAATCAAGCATTGGATAAAATATTAAAATCAAAAGATAGTTCAAATGATGATTTTGCAATGGTTGCTTGTAAGGAATGGATTGATGTTCGGAGTTTTGGACAAGTTTTTGCATTCAAAGGTACAGGAAAAGGTACAGGTGTTTCTGTTGGTGTGAGGGGGCCAGTCTCTATTCATACTGCAACCAGTGTTGATCCCATTGATATTACAAGTATGCAAATTACAAAGAGCGTTAATTCTGAGCCAGGAAAGGAAAAAGGTTCAGATACAATGGGTATGAAGCATCGTGTGGATTTTGGTGTTTATGTGTTTTATGGAAGTATTAATACTCAGTTAGCTGAAAAAACGGGATTTACAAATAAAGATGCAGAAAAAATTAAACAAGCCCTAGTTACATTGTTTGAAAATGATACATCAGCAGCACGTCCAGATGGTAGTATGGAGGTGCATAAGGTTTGTTGGTGGGAGCATAATTCCAAGTTAGGACAATACTCTTCTGCTAAAGTACATCGCTTACTAGAAATAAATAAAAAGGTTGAAGATCCAAAGACGATTAATGATTATGCATTCACGGTCAATGAATTAGAAGGGTTAAAGGTTGAAGTCATTGATGGCCGATAA
- a CDS encoding YbfB/YjiJ family MFS transporter — translation MKISNIFNFVRLGGALIQKPSTWQVVLGGVIVLAIVMGISRFAYTPLLPLMQESSGLTDAMAGFLASSNYLGYLLGALAAGWIAPAHRLPTLRLYLVLNILSTFVMGCVEEYWIWFAIRFLAGLTSGLVFVLASSMVLDHLVDIGRTTWSGLFYGGTGLGILITGLLVPVLQVRFFWSGTWIGFGIISFITSSLVFYWLRVVPDANNKSTSPIPPLQANAHKSKRWLLPWLLLAYGLEGFGYIISGTFLVALIQTIPTLSFNPAFSWALVGLAAIPSCYLWALVAKHWGNLKALVAAYLLQIIGVLLPILAVNATGILLGSALFGATFMGITTLSMAEARSIAPGKSNQIIGYFTAFYGVGQLLGPAIAGLFITQSGSYTSSLILAACGLGLGLVLLLIAQWRQRQLHHLELTHQINLRKDDPEDAVY, via the coding sequence ATGAAAATAAGCAATATTTTCAATTTTGTTCGTTTAGGGGGTGCGCTCATTCAAAAGCCTTCAACTTGGCAAGTGGTTTTAGGTGGAGTCATAGTACTAGCCATTGTCATGGGGATCAGCCGTTTCGCTTATACCCCATTACTTCCCTTGATGCAAGAGAGCAGTGGACTAACCGATGCCATGGCCGGCTTCCTCGCATCTAGCAACTATCTTGGTTACTTGCTAGGTGCTCTTGCTGCAGGATGGATCGCACCGGCTCACCGTTTACCCACCCTACGACTCTATCTCGTGCTAAATATATTAAGCACTTTCGTCATGGGTTGTGTAGAAGAATACTGGATCTGGTTCGCTATACGCTTTCTTGCAGGACTCACCAGTGGATTGGTCTTTGTCTTGGCCTCAAGCATGGTCCTCGATCATCTTGTGGACATAGGTCGTACTACTTGGTCTGGGCTCTTTTACGGTGGTACTGGTTTGGGGATCTTGATCACAGGGCTACTCGTTCCAGTTCTTCAAGTACGTTTTTTCTGGTCAGGAACTTGGATTGGCTTCGGAATCATCTCATTCATAACAAGCAGCCTTGTTTTTTACTGGCTTCGAGTCGTACCAGATGCAAACAACAAATCAACCTCACCAATCCCACCATTGCAAGCTAACGCCCATAAATCTAAACGGTGGCTACTTCCATGGCTCCTGCTTGCTTACGGATTGGAAGGGTTCGGCTATATCATCAGCGGTACCTTCCTCGTCGCCTTGATCCAAACCATTCCCACCCTCTCCTTTAATCCAGCCTTTAGCTGGGCATTGGTGGGACTAGCTGCCATTCCTTCTTGTTATCTTTGGGCTTTGGTGGCAAAACATTGGGGCAACCTTAAAGCCTTAGTCGCTGCTTATTTACTACAGATCATCGGTGTACTTCTTCCCATCCTAGCGGTCAATGCCACGGGTATTCTCCTCGGGAGTGCGCTCTTTGGTGCCACCTTCATGGGGATAACCACGCTAAGTATGGCAGAGGCTCGAAGCATTGCTCCAGGTAAAAGCAATCAGATCATCGGTTATTTCACTGCTTTTTATGGCGTCGGTCAACTACTAGGGCCTGCTATTGCAGGTCTCTTCATCACTCAATCTGGTTCCTATACATCCTCCCTTATCCTCGCTGCATGTGGGCTTGGATTGGGGCTAGTTCTCTTACTCATCGCTCAATGGCGCCAGAGACAGCTGCATCATCTCGAATTAACTCACCAAATCAATCTAAGGAAGGATGATCCTGAAGATGCCGTATATTAA
- a CDS encoding LysR family transcriptional regulator, which produces MDMEDLKAFKMVAQYGSISKAATILNFAQSSVTLKIQRLEAHFQTPLFYRQRHGMLLTPAGNTLLQYVDQILHALMEAEQQLIYATTPKGPLSIGSMETTAAIRLPIPLYHFHEQYPEVDFALKTGPTDELVQMVLNYEIDGAFVAGPIAHDELRQEAIFAEELALVGKRTLFPDEKDPSFYRWNILVFKQGCSYRKRLEDWLDHEKMIPHKVMEFGSLEAMMGCLNAGLGFSLLPKSVLEPMNLDDLHYTSIPEEYRHVTTYFIKRKETKITAALEKFLEVVKTSRG; this is translated from the coding sequence ATGGATATGGAAGATTTAAAAGCCTTCAAGATGGTTGCTCAATATGGGAGTATCTCTAAGGCGGCAACCATCCTCAATTTTGCCCAGTCCAGTGTTACTCTAAAAATTCAACGGCTCGAAGCCCATTTTCAGACACCTTTGTTTTATCGTCAGCGCCACGGCATGCTTTTAACACCAGCGGGGAATACGCTGCTACAATATGTGGACCAAATCTTGCATGCGCTTATGGAAGCAGAGCAGCAGCTTATCTACGCTACTACACCTAAGGGACCACTCTCCATCGGTTCCATGGAAACAACTGCTGCTATTCGTCTTCCCATCCCTTTATATCATTTCCATGAGCAGTATCCTGAAGTGGATTTTGCACTTAAAACAGGACCTACCGATGAGTTGGTGCAGATGGTTTTAAACTATGAAATTGATGGAGCTTTTGTAGCAGGCCCCATTGCTCACGATGAGCTACGGCAGGAGGCTATCTTTGCGGAAGAGTTAGCTCTTGTCGGCAAACGGACGCTTTTTCCCGATGAGAAGGATCCTTCATTCTATCGTTGGAACATCCTTGTGTTTAAGCAAGGCTGCTCTTATCGCAAGAGGCTGGAGGATTGGCTAGATCATGAAAAAATGATACCGCACAAAGTCATGGAGTTCGGCTCCTTGGAAGCGATGATGGGTTGTTTAAATGCGGGTCTGGGTTTCTCATTATTACCGAAGTCGGTGCTCGAACCGATGAATTTGGATGACTTGCATTACACCTCCATCCCCGAAGAATATCGCCATGTGACCACCTATTTTATCAAAAGAAAAGAGACCAAAATAACAGCAGCCTTGGAAAAATTTTTAGAGGTAGTGAAGACTTCCCGTGGCTAG
- a CDS encoding GNAT family N-acetyltransferase — protein sequence MLPLIHIIPAQAKHVKAIEQVCADSYRTTYKQTHSSAYIERMIRDYYNADLIHSELTPNPAEGWDGWYVAVEQDQVVGAAAGGMISHIEGEVYVLYLDPLRKREGIGSKLLTTLTQIQKEQGAQKQWVSVFHNNQMAIPFYQAQGFVSQYEERSYNDNTAETYITLRCMRRI from the coding sequence GTGTTACCATTGATTCACATTATCCCTGCACAAGCGAAGCATGTGAAAGCGATTGAACAAGTATGTGCAGATAGCTACCGTACTACTTACAAGCAAACACATTCTTCTGCATACATCGAGAGGATGATCCGGGACTATTATAATGCGGACCTCATCCATTCTGAATTAACGCCCAACCCCGCAGAGGGGTGGGATGGATGGTATGTGGCTGTAGAACAAGATCAGGTTGTTGGCGCAGCAGCAGGTGGGATGATCTCCCATATAGAAGGAGAGGTCTATGTACTATATCTTGACCCTCTACGTAAGCGTGAGGGAATTGGGTCCAAGCTTCTTACTACGCTCACCCAGATCCAGAAGGAACAAGGAGCTCAGAAGCAATGGGTCTCTGTCTTTCACAATAATCAGATGGCCATCCCATTTTATCAAGCCCAAGGATTCGTTTCACAGTATGAAGAACGATCCTATAATGATAATACTGCAGAAACCTATATTACACTCCGCTGTATGAGAAGAATCTAG
- the cas5c gene encoding type I-C CRISPR-associated protein Cas5c → MRNAIEFEVYGDYALFTDPLTKMGGEKLSYQVPTYQALKGIVESIYWKPTLLMIIDEVRVMNSIKMESKGIRPIEYGGGNTLANYTYLKDVKYQVKAHFVFNLNRIDMEFDRNENKHYSILKRSLNAGGRRDVFLGARECQAYVEPCVFGEGEGFYDNYGDIHLGTMIHGINYPDETGRDQMEVRLWNPVMRNGIIQFIRPDECTQVRTVKEMESKHFDDSNVVSAEHLLFQLEQEVNK, encoded by the coding sequence ATGAGGAATGCAATTGAATTTGAGGTCTATGGTGATTATGCATTATTCACCGATCCCTTGACGAAAATGGGAGGAGAAAAGCTCTCATACCAAGTCCCTACATATCAAGCATTGAAGGGAATTGTGGAATCAATTTATTGGAAGCCAACGTTATTAATGATTATCGATGAAGTTCGAGTTATGAATTCAATTAAGATGGAGTCTAAAGGTATACGACCCATCGAATATGGCGGAGGGAATACGCTAGCGAATTACACTTATTTGAAAGATGTAAAGTATCAGGTAAAAGCACATTTTGTCTTTAACCTCAATCGAATAGATATGGAATTTGATCGAAATGAGAATAAACACTACAGCATTTTAAAACGTTCCCTCAATGCTGGTGGAAGGAGGGATGTTTTCTTAGGAGCTAGAGAATGTCAGGCTTATGTAGAACCATGTGTTTTTGGTGAAGGGGAAGGGTTCTATGACAATTATGGTGATATTCATCTCGGTACAATGATTCACGGTATAAACTATCCTGATGAGACAGGTAGAGACCAAATGGAGGTCCGTTTATGGAATCCGGTCATGAGAAATGGCATTATTCAATTTATTAGACCCGATGAGTGTACGCAAGTCCGAACTGTTAAAGAGATGGAATCGAAGCACTTTGATGATTCAAATGTTGTTTCAGCAGAGCACCTGTTATTCCAATTAGAACAGGAGGTGAATAAATGA